A single genomic interval of Lynx canadensis isolate LIC74 chromosome A2, mLynCan4.pri.v2, whole genome shotgun sequence harbors:
- the SLC25A23 gene encoding calcium-binding mitochondrial carrier protein SCaMC-3 isoform X2 produces MRGGPGDAERRQRWGRLFEELDSNKDGRVDVHELRQGLARLGGGDPNRDTQQGSSPEGDTDPHGGLDLEEFSRYLQERERRLLLLFHSLDRNQDGHIDVSEIQQSFRALGISISLEQAEKILHSMDRDGTMTIDWQEWRDHFLLHSLENVEDVVYFWKHSTVLDIGECLTVPDEFSEQEKLSGMWWKQLVAGAVAGAVSRTGTAPLDRLKVFMQVHASKTNKLNILGGLRNMIREGGMRSLWRGNGINVLKIAPESAIKFMAYEQIKRAIRGQQESLHVQERFVAGSLAGATAQTIIYPMEVLKTRLTLRRTGQYKGLLDCAWQILEREGPRAFYRGYLPNVLGIIPYAGIDLAVYETLKNRWLQQYSHDSADPGILVLLACGTVSSTCGQIASYPLALVRTRMQAQASIEGAPQLSMLGLFRHILSQDGVWGLYRGIAPNFMKVIPAVSISYVVYENMKQALGVTSRSPCFQPWISKLGHWILDIKKPQPPDPRSPHPSYWIPEFLCLDTESRIPPL; encoded by the exons ATGCGGGGGGGCCCGGGCGATGCGGAGCGGCGACAGCGCTGGGGTCGCCTCTTCGAGGAGCTGGATAGTAACAAGGACGGCCGCGTGGACGTGCACGAGTTGCGCCAGGGACTGGCTCGGCTGGGCGGGGGCGACCCGAACCGCGACACCCAACAG GGCAGTTCCCCCGAGGGTGACACTGACCCACACGGTGGGCTGGACCTGGAGGAGTTTAGCCGCTACCTGCAGGAGCGAGAACGACGCCTGCTGCTTCTGTTCCACAGCCTGGACCGGAATCAGGATG GTCATATTGATGTGTCTGAGATCCAGCAAAGTTTCCGAGCTCTGGGTATTTCCATCTCCCTGGAGCAAGCAGAGAAAATTCTGCACAG CATGGACCGTGACGGCACAATGACCATCGACTGGCAGGAGTGGCGCGACCACTTCCTGTTGCATTCGCTGGAGAATGTGGAGGATGTGGTCTATTTCTGGAAACATTCGACG GTCTTGGACATCGGCGAGTGCCTGACTGTTCCTGATGAGTTTTCAGAGCAGGAGAAGCTGAGCGGCATGTGGTGGAAGCAGCTGGTGGCGGGTGCGGTGGCAGGCGCTGTGTCGCGGACGGGCACAGCCCCTCTGGACCGCCTCAAGGTCTTCATGCAG GTCCACGCCTCCAAGACCAACAAGCTGAACATCCTGGGGGGCCTAAGGAACATGATCCGAGAGGGGGGCATGCGCTCCCTGTGGCGCGGGAATGGGATTAACGTGCTTAAGATCGCGCCAGAGTCGGCTATCAAGTTCATGGCCTATGAGCAG ATCAAGCGGGCCATTCGAGGGCAGCAGGAGTCACTGCACGTGCAAGAGCGCTTTGTGGCCGGCTCCCTCGCTGGCGCCACAGCCCAAACCATCATTTACCCCATGGAG GTGCTGAAGACGCGGCTGACCTTGCGCCGGACGGGCCAGTACAAGGGGCTGCTGGACTGTGCGTGGCAGATCCTGGAACGAGAGGGGCCCCGAGCCTTCTACCGAGGCTACCTGCCCAACGTGCTGGGCATCATCCCCTACGCAGGCATCGACCTGGCCGTCTATGAG acGCTGAAGAACCGATGGCTCCAGCAGTATAGCCACGACTCGGCCGACCCAGGCATCCTCGTGCTCCTGGCCTGTGGCACCGTCTCCAGCACCTGTGGCCAGATAGCCAGTTACCCCCTGGCCCTGGTCCGGACCCGCATGCAGGCCCAAG cctccatCGAGGGCGCCCCCCAGCTCTCCATGCTGGGTCTGTTCCGTCACATCCTGTCCCAAGATGGCGTGTGGGGCCTCTACCGGGGCATTGCCCCCAACTTCATGAAGGTTATCCCGGCTGTGAGCATCTCCTATGTGGTCTACGAGAACATGAAGCAGGCCCTGGGGGTCACGTCCAG ATCCCCATGCTTCCAGCCCTGGATCTCCAAGCTCGGCCACTGGATTCTGGATATCAAGAAGCCTCAGCCACCGGATCCCAGATCCCCTCACCCCAGCTACTGGATTCCTGAATTCCTTTGCCTTGACACTGAGTCCCGGATCCCTCCGCTTTGA
- the SLC25A23 gene encoding calcium-binding mitochondrial carrier protein SCaMC-3 isoform X1 — MRGGPGDAERRQRWGRLFEELDSNKDGRVDVHELRQGLARLGGGDPNRDTQQGSSPEGDTDPHGGLDLEEFSRYLQERERRLLLLFHSLDRNQDGHIDVSEIQQSFRALGISISLEQAEKILHSMDRDGTMTIDWQEWRDHFLLHSLENVEDVVYFWKHSTVLDIGECLTVPDEFSEQEKLSGMWWKQLVAGAVAGAVSRTGTAPLDRLKVFMQVHASKTNKLNILGGLRNMIREGGMRSLWRGNGINVLKIAPESAIKFMAYEQIKRAIRGQQESLHVQERFVAGSLAGATAQTIIYPMEVLKTRLTLRRTGQYKGLLDCAWQILEREGPRAFYRGYLPNVLGIIPYAGIDLAVYETLKNRWLQQYSHDSADPGILVLLACGTVSSTCGQIASYPLALVRTRMQAQASIEGAPQLSMLGLFRHILSQDGVWGLYRGIAPNFMKVIPAVSISYVVYENMKQALGVTSRPQLPQAPDPAPGPRSPNPLADPRSPCFQPWISKLGHWILDIKKPQPPDPRSPHPSYWIPEFLCLDTESRIPPL, encoded by the exons ATGCGGGGGGGCCCGGGCGATGCGGAGCGGCGACAGCGCTGGGGTCGCCTCTTCGAGGAGCTGGATAGTAACAAGGACGGCCGCGTGGACGTGCACGAGTTGCGCCAGGGACTGGCTCGGCTGGGCGGGGGCGACCCGAACCGCGACACCCAACAG GGCAGTTCCCCCGAGGGTGACACTGACCCACACGGTGGGCTGGACCTGGAGGAGTTTAGCCGCTACCTGCAGGAGCGAGAACGACGCCTGCTGCTTCTGTTCCACAGCCTGGACCGGAATCAGGATG GTCATATTGATGTGTCTGAGATCCAGCAAAGTTTCCGAGCTCTGGGTATTTCCATCTCCCTGGAGCAAGCAGAGAAAATTCTGCACAG CATGGACCGTGACGGCACAATGACCATCGACTGGCAGGAGTGGCGCGACCACTTCCTGTTGCATTCGCTGGAGAATGTGGAGGATGTGGTCTATTTCTGGAAACATTCGACG GTCTTGGACATCGGCGAGTGCCTGACTGTTCCTGATGAGTTTTCAGAGCAGGAGAAGCTGAGCGGCATGTGGTGGAAGCAGCTGGTGGCGGGTGCGGTGGCAGGCGCTGTGTCGCGGACGGGCACAGCCCCTCTGGACCGCCTCAAGGTCTTCATGCAG GTCCACGCCTCCAAGACCAACAAGCTGAACATCCTGGGGGGCCTAAGGAACATGATCCGAGAGGGGGGCATGCGCTCCCTGTGGCGCGGGAATGGGATTAACGTGCTTAAGATCGCGCCAGAGTCGGCTATCAAGTTCATGGCCTATGAGCAG ATCAAGCGGGCCATTCGAGGGCAGCAGGAGTCACTGCACGTGCAAGAGCGCTTTGTGGCCGGCTCCCTCGCTGGCGCCACAGCCCAAACCATCATTTACCCCATGGAG GTGCTGAAGACGCGGCTGACCTTGCGCCGGACGGGCCAGTACAAGGGGCTGCTGGACTGTGCGTGGCAGATCCTGGAACGAGAGGGGCCCCGAGCCTTCTACCGAGGCTACCTGCCCAACGTGCTGGGCATCATCCCCTACGCAGGCATCGACCTGGCCGTCTATGAG acGCTGAAGAACCGATGGCTCCAGCAGTATAGCCACGACTCGGCCGACCCAGGCATCCTCGTGCTCCTGGCCTGTGGCACCGTCTCCAGCACCTGTGGCCAGATAGCCAGTTACCCCCTGGCCCTGGTCCGGACCCGCATGCAGGCCCAAG cctccatCGAGGGCGCCCCCCAGCTCTCCATGCTGGGTCTGTTCCGTCACATCCTGTCCCAAGATGGCGTGTGGGGCCTCTACCGGGGCATTGCCCCCAACTTCATGAAGGTTATCCCGGCTGTGAGCATCTCCTATGTGGTCTACGAGAACATGAAGCAGGCCCTGGGGGTCACGTCCAG ACCCCAGCTCCCTCAGGCCCCAGATCCAGCACCGGGTCCTAGATCCCCAAACCCGCTGGCGGATCCCAGATCCCCATGCTTCCAGCCCTGGATCTCCAAGCTCGGCCACTGGATTCTGGATATCAAGAAGCCTCAGCCACCGGATCCCAGATCCCCTCACCCCAGCTACTGGATTCCTGAATTCCTTTGCCTTGACACTGAGTCCCGGATCCCTCCGCTTTGA
- the SLC25A23 gene encoding calcium-binding mitochondrial carrier protein SCaMC-3 isoform X3, producing the protein MRGGPGDAERRQRWGRLFEELDSNKDGRVDVHELRQGLARLGGGDPNRDTQQGSSPEGDTDPHGGLDLEEFSRYLQERERRLLLLFHSLDRNQDGHIDVSEIQQSFRALGISISLEQAEKILHSMDRDGTMTIDWQEWRDHFLLHSLENVEDVVYFWKHSTVLDIGECLTVPDEFSEQEKLSGMWWKQLVAGAVAGAVSRTGTAPLDRLKVFMQVHASKTNKLNILGGLRNMIREGGMRSLWRGNGINVLKIAPESAIKFMAYEQIKRAIRGQQESLHVQERFVAGSLAGATAQTIIYPMEVLKTRLTLRRTGQYKGLLDCAWQILEREGPRAFYRGYLPNVLGIIPYAGIDLAVYETLKNRWLQQYSHDSADPGILVLLACGTVSSTCGQIASYPLALVRTRMQAQASIEGAPQLSMLGLFRHILSQDGVWGLYRGIAPNFMKVIPAVSISYVVYENMKQALGVTSRTTSRHI; encoded by the exons ATGCGGGGGGGCCCGGGCGATGCGGAGCGGCGACAGCGCTGGGGTCGCCTCTTCGAGGAGCTGGATAGTAACAAGGACGGCCGCGTGGACGTGCACGAGTTGCGCCAGGGACTGGCTCGGCTGGGCGGGGGCGACCCGAACCGCGACACCCAACAG GGCAGTTCCCCCGAGGGTGACACTGACCCACACGGTGGGCTGGACCTGGAGGAGTTTAGCCGCTACCTGCAGGAGCGAGAACGACGCCTGCTGCTTCTGTTCCACAGCCTGGACCGGAATCAGGATG GTCATATTGATGTGTCTGAGATCCAGCAAAGTTTCCGAGCTCTGGGTATTTCCATCTCCCTGGAGCAAGCAGAGAAAATTCTGCACAG CATGGACCGTGACGGCACAATGACCATCGACTGGCAGGAGTGGCGCGACCACTTCCTGTTGCATTCGCTGGAGAATGTGGAGGATGTGGTCTATTTCTGGAAACATTCGACG GTCTTGGACATCGGCGAGTGCCTGACTGTTCCTGATGAGTTTTCAGAGCAGGAGAAGCTGAGCGGCATGTGGTGGAAGCAGCTGGTGGCGGGTGCGGTGGCAGGCGCTGTGTCGCGGACGGGCACAGCCCCTCTGGACCGCCTCAAGGTCTTCATGCAG GTCCACGCCTCCAAGACCAACAAGCTGAACATCCTGGGGGGCCTAAGGAACATGATCCGAGAGGGGGGCATGCGCTCCCTGTGGCGCGGGAATGGGATTAACGTGCTTAAGATCGCGCCAGAGTCGGCTATCAAGTTCATGGCCTATGAGCAG ATCAAGCGGGCCATTCGAGGGCAGCAGGAGTCACTGCACGTGCAAGAGCGCTTTGTGGCCGGCTCCCTCGCTGGCGCCACAGCCCAAACCATCATTTACCCCATGGAG GTGCTGAAGACGCGGCTGACCTTGCGCCGGACGGGCCAGTACAAGGGGCTGCTGGACTGTGCGTGGCAGATCCTGGAACGAGAGGGGCCCCGAGCCTTCTACCGAGGCTACCTGCCCAACGTGCTGGGCATCATCCCCTACGCAGGCATCGACCTGGCCGTCTATGAG acGCTGAAGAACCGATGGCTCCAGCAGTATAGCCACGACTCGGCCGACCCAGGCATCCTCGTGCTCCTGGCCTGTGGCACCGTCTCCAGCACCTGTGGCCAGATAGCCAGTTACCCCCTGGCCCTGGTCCGGACCCGCATGCAGGCCCAAG cctccatCGAGGGCGCCCCCCAGCTCTCCATGCTGGGTCTGTTCCGTCACATCCTGTCCCAAGATGGCGTGTGGGGCCTCTACCGGGGCATTGCCCCCAACTTCATGAAGGTTATCCCGGCTGTGAGCATCTCCTATGTGGTCTACGAGAACATGAAGCAGGCCCTGGGGGTCACGTCCAG GACCACATCCCGCCATATCTAA
- the CRB3 gene encoding protein crumbs homolog 3 — translation MASPGLGLLLALGLQLLPARWGRAWGQTLDPPVNDNSTITPSDPGSGSHGALSQEAITAIIVVFSLLAASLLAVGLVLLVRKLREKRQTQGTYRPSSEEQFSHAAEARAPQDSKETVRGCLPI, via the exons ATGGCGAGCCCCGGCCTGGGGCTGCTTCTGGCGCTCGGCCTGCAGCTGCTGCCCGCCCGCTGGGGCCGGGCCTGGGGGCAAA CGCTGGACCCCCCCGTAAATGACAACAGCACCATCACACCCTCTGACCCGGGCTCCGGCTCCCATGGGGCGCTG TCTCAGGAGGCCATCACCGCCATCATTGTGGTCTTCTCCCTCCTGGCCGCCTCGCTCCTGGCCGTGGGGCTGGTGCTGCTGGTTCGAAAACTTCGGGAGAAGCGGCAGACACAGGGCACCTACCGGCCCAGCAGCGAGGAGCAG ttCTCCCACGCAGCCGAGGCCCGGGCTCCCCAGGACTCCAAGGAGACAGTGCGGGGCTGCCTGCCCATCTAG